The sequence GATGCGGTGAAAACATTTAAGCTCGTTGCCCTCACACTATTGCATGAACAAAAGCAAGATATTCCACTTATTGATGGGTTAATAATCAATAAAGAAGATGAAAACAAGCAGTGGCTGATCGAAGCGTACGTCGAGCAAACATACCGCGAGCTATTTACATCGTTAAAAGAAAGCGGAGCAACGTTTGATGCGCTTGTGACCATTTCACGCAAAACGAACGATCCTGCCCATGTACGTGCGACCGTTCGCTCGATAACGATAATGAGTGAACGAATGAGTGTACTAATGGATGCGACGCTCGTCAAACGGTCGAATTTAGCTGAAGTCGTGCTTGAAGATTTAGTTCACCGTGGACTACACGGTGAAACGCTTCTGCAACAATTTAAAGAACACATGCATACAAAAAGAGGCTGATTATCCAGCCCCTTTTTGTTTGGCAATGACAACGTATCGATTCGGCGCATCCCCGATCCAGCGAAACGGATAACATGTAATTAACGTAAGCGTCGGATGCGCTTTTGGGACGAGCACCGTTTTATCATCTGGCTTGACGATGCGAATATGTTGAACGACGTACGTCCATGTTTGATCGTTCGTGCGAATGACTAGCTCGTCTCCTCGTTGAATGTCGCCAAGCTGACGAAATACCGTATCGCGATGCCCTGCTAAAATCGTATGATTACCTTTCCCCGGAAGCGCACTTCGTTCATCGAGCGCCACCCCTTTATTTAACTGTTGCAATCCTTCATAAATCGGCATGGATATGTTTAGTTTCGGCATAAAAAGCGTGCCGATCACATCACCTTGTTGTACAGTAGGTTGGTCGCTCCGTTTTACCGCTTCATACGCTTTATACCAACCGAACGCATTTGTCCAAATGAACGATGCGCTAAAAAGAAAACATGCTATCGCAACGGCTCGCATCGTTTTCCCTTCTTCCATAACACGAAGCTCACAAAGAGTAGAGCGACACCGATCAATATGTTCATCCCGTACGAAGAAGCAGTTTTCGGCATTCGCGCAACAAGCAAACCGCTTTCTAAATCAAGTGCCATCTTCCCAATGTGTGCAAGTTGTTCGCTTGCATCAATCAACACGCTCGAATTCAGCCGTTCAGACGGAATATATAAATCGGCTACGAAATTTCCTCTTTCATCATACCATTCCATAACGACAGGGGCTGTCGCTGTTTCTATTTGTTCAAACGAAATCGGTTTTCGCCCATGTTCGTTTACTTCAAACACTTTCGCTTGCAGACGATACAGCGACAGCCATTCGTTCCAAAAGGTGAGCATGGCTTCCCGCTCTTTTTTCGTTAGCGGTTTGGATAAGTCACGCAGCACAAGCGTTTGTATTTGGTCGTCAAGGCGTTCAAGCGTTTGTTTCGCAGACAGAGGAGTACGTTCAATTAATCCTCGAATTTCGTTTTCCGTTAGTCCAATCGTCGCTAAAATATCGGTCATCGCTTGCATCGTATCGTAACGATCGCGGTAAAACGATAAGGCATATGCTAAATCTTCAATAAACGTATATTGTTGCAGTTGTTCGCCAAATTGTCCGAGAAGCGCTTCCGCTTCTTCTTGCGTCATTTCATAACGCTGTAATAGGGCATCAAGCCGATCAGGCGTGATGGGTGTGCCTAATTGCTCTTTTAACGCCTCCAATGAAGAAAAATCTTCGATCGTCATATTCCATTTCGCTAAATAGCGCGTTAAATCGTCCATCGTCCAACCGATGTCTTGTACGTATTGTTGTAGCGCCTCTTCGGAAATGGCTGCTTGCACAGGTGTGGCAACTAAAAAAACAAATAACCATAGCACGCGCATGTATTTTCCTCCCTTATGTGTGCTATGGTTATTTTGTTCGATTATTCCATTTTTATACGATTAGAAATATACTTCATATAAGGCGCGCACCGCTTTTTCAACCGCATCCGCTTTGACGCCAAACATCATGCTTACTTCTGAGGAACCTTGGTTAATCATTTCAATATTGACGTTGGCGCGGGCAAATGCAGCTGTAGCCTTCGCCGCAATACCGACGCTCCGCTCCATCCCTTCCCCAACGACCATAATAAGCGCTAAATCGCGTTCAATCGATACTTCATCGACACGCAATTCTTTCACAATGCGGTCTAGTACGCGGCGTTCCACATCGCCAGCTAATTGTTCTTCGCGTAAAATGACCGACATATTGTCAATGCCTGATGGCGTATGTTCGTATGAAATACCTTCATCTTCTAAAATTTGTAGTAGACGGCGCCCAAATCCGATTTCGCGGTTCATTAAATATTTGCTGACGTTAATGCTGCAAAATCCTGTATCGCTTGCGATACCTGCTACAGGGCGATCGCGATGGTCTCTCGTTGCGACGATCATCGTCCCCGGCGCTTCCGGGTTGTTCGTATTTTTCACGCATACCGGAATGCCACGGCGATACACAGGTTCAAGCGCTTCATCGTGAAACACCGAGAAACCGGCATACGACAATTCACGCATTTCACGATATGTTAATTCTCTCAGCTGGCACGGATGTTCCACGATCGACGGATTGACGCAATAAATGGAATCGACATCGGTAAAGTTTTCGTATAGTTCAGCGCCAACTCCTGCCGCAACGATCGAACCGGTAATATCCGAACCGCCGCGTGGGAACGTGACGATATGCCCTAAACGCGAATAGCCGAAAAAGCCTGGGATAACTAAAATGCCGCTTCTTTCCTTTAATTTTGCCAGTTGCTCATATGACTCAGGTAAAATTTGTGCATTGCCCGGCTCATCTGTGACGAAAATGCCGGCGTCTTTCGGATTGACATAGTGCGCTTCATAACCGAGCTGACGAAGGTAGTGTGCCATCAGCTTCGCATTGTTATCTTCTCCGCTCGCCTTTAATGCATCAAGCAAGCGCTTTGGTTGATCGCGATACGTATCAATCATTTGTTGTAAGCTTGCCGAAATGACGTCTAAAATGTCACGTGATAAATGTAAATCGGTGACGATTTCATCATAACGTGCGACAACTTGCGCAAGCACCCCTTCGTATATGTCATGTTCAATTACTTTTTTTGCAAGCGTAATTAATAAATCTGTCATCTTCGTATCATCTTTGCATCGCTTTCCCGGCGCAGAGACGACGACAAATTTGCGCGCATCATCCGATGTGACGATGTTGGCTACTTTTTGAAATTGCTGTGCATTGGCAACAGAACTTCCCCCGAATTTTGCTACTTTCATATGCCATAACCCTTTCTTTCTATTTTTATTTCCTTATCATAGCACATCTTCAATCTCTTTTGTCAGAAAAATTTTTCAATTTTCGTATTCCTTCTTTGCACACACCATACGATAGCCATGAACAGCCAGCACAAAGCACATCTAGATCATCTGGTTCAACCGCTTGCTTCGTTCGTTCAATGAGCTCAGATTTCATATACACTTTGTTTTCTTTGAGCTGTAAATGGTTTAGTACACGCCGATCCATCGTCAGCACATGATCGTTCGATTGTTCATCTGCCTCGCAACGGTCTACTCCATGGTGGGGACACGCATAACACGCTTCATCAAGGGCGGCGATGACGCGAATCGAGCCATCCGTACGGTCATCGCGCATAAACGCAACGATTTCAGTCATCTTTTCGACGAACGATTCACTATATCCCATGCCTTGGAAGCCGTGTACGCATAATAAATGATGTCCTCGCAACGTTCGCATAATGGTCCTCTTTTCTTTTTTATCCTCGAAATATTATACACTACTTTTCATAGTTATTCATCATTCTTTGTTGTAAAGTAACCATAAGCATCGCTGTTTTATACATTTTTCCTTCCAACGTTCCTTTTTGGATGTCGACAATGAGTTCTTGTTTATTTTTTAAAATGACTTTCGTTTTCTTTTTCTCATACGGTTGTATCATCTTGATGTGGGATGGTGCAATCCATATGCATCGATCGCTGTCAGGAGAACATGTTGGAAAGAAGTAGAGCCGAAGCGCTTCACAAACGGAGATCGGAACCATTTGCCGAATGCCGAGAATATGTTTTGCCGCGTGAACTTTTCCTTCATATGTACTTCCGTAGTAACGGCAGCTTTGTTGTATAATCTCTTTCGGCGATTGCTCTACTTTGTACGTGTTGTACAATTCGTAAACGATCGTCCCAAGCCGGCCGTATGAATCATATTGTGGCACAAGTGCAGCTGTCTCCTCCATAATCATGTACTCTTCCATCCGTTCCATCCAAACTCCCCCTCACAAATATATGTTCGCTATTATTATAATGAATTTTCATAATTTTAACAATAAAAATCCCGGAAAATGTCCGGGACTAAACAGTAAATTGTTTTCCTTTTTTTTCTAAATGTTGCGCTTTAACAAAGCGAGCGCTTCTTTGGCCGTTTGTTGGGCTGTTTGTTGGAGCGGTGCGACAGCTTGAATCATCGCTTCTTTTCGCTCTTCTCGTTCGTTCATACATTGCTGAATATATGAAAATAGTGCTTCACCGTCCCAGTCGTCTCGTTCGACATGCGCAAACACCGGTTGGTTTGCTTGCTCGGCAAATGCATCAATTTTCGGATCGTATGATAAAGCAATAAACGGTGTATGAACGACCGCCGCAAAAATTAACGCATGTAAACGCATCCCGACAAGCAAGTCAGCGCTTGCGATCATCGCCATTTTTTCTTCAATGCTTGCATCATAAGGAGCAACGACGGCGCGCTCTTTCATCATCGCTAACACACGACGGGACGTTTGATCATCATGATGTCCATGCATCGGGATGAATACAACATCAAAACCTGCTTCAATCGAACGGTCAAGCGCGACGGCAATTTTTCTTTCAAAATCGCGACCGCGCGTCCAATCCCGTACGGAAACAGCAATGACCGGACGTGTAAACGACTGTTGTTGCCACCAAACTGTTGGCGTTGTCGGCGGCTCTAGTCCCATCACCGGATCAGGTACGACAGTAATCGGTTTCGTTACACCTAGCGTTTTTAATAGTTGTGCAGACGGTTCATCGCGCACCGTAAGACGATCGACTTGATTTAACGTCCATTTCATCAACCATTGATTTGGCTTGTTGTTGACAGGACCCATGCCTTGTGCGTACACCATGACCGGTTTGCCAAGCCATTTGGCAATTTGCATGATCCCCGTATAGTACGGAATGCTGCGCCATCCTGTTTGATCTTGAAGCAAACTTCCGCCACCGCTAATTAACCCATCGCTTTGACGGAGCGCCTGAACGATGTCACCGATTCGCCAACGATTTACCGCATGAACCCCATATGTTTGTTTTGTAAATTCAGGATCGTTTGAAAGCACGGTCACTTGCACATGTGGATCATGCGCCCGAAGCGCTTGAATGATCGCATATAAAATGGCTTCGTCGCCGACGTTATGAAAACCGTAATATCCAGATAGTACAATGTTCATCGTATCACCTTTTTCCATACCCACTTATATACATAAATGAGGGCAATACCAATAAATAGCCCAAGTCCAAGACTATACATTGTGCGAACAAATGAAATAAAAAGTGGGATATGCAAATGTGTAAATGTATTGATCATCGACAACCATCCGATTGTCCCAACGACAAGGAGGATCGCCCCTAGCTGCTTTTGCTTATTGATGACAAATAACGCAAGCAAATAAGCTGGAAAACCGAGCAAAAACTCTTTCGTGCGTGGGCGTACGTACAACCATTCTTCTAACTTTTGTCTCGCTGCTAGTTCAAGAGCACTTGCCGTTCCTGTATTGCCAGAGCGCAAGACGTAATACGCCAACAGAGCGAAAATGATCAAGCTAAGCACGACATGTCCGACAGTAATCGGATGCTTCCATAGTCGCTTCATAAAAGGAAGAAGCGGCTCTCGAATGATCCAAGGTAAAACGAGTACGACCATGGCAACAAGCGGAACGACGTAAACAAGTTTCACCCCACGAAACCCTTCACCGACATAAGCCATATACTCATTTCCATACAGCATCGTCACAATCCAACTAATTCCGACAAACGAAATGGCAATCGCACGACCATACGCCATAAATGTACCACGCCATCCTTCTTGGACGGAAGAAGGTTTAGAGGCATATATTGGGGTAATGATAGCAACGAGCAAGGCTAGTGCTTTCAATGCCAAATCGATTGCTAACACCGTACCTGCCATGCCTAAAATGAGAGCTCCGCCGGCGGCAAGCGATGCCATCATTGGCGACACGAGCGAACGAACCGCAAGAAAAACGAAAGCAGTCGCCCCAATCACAAATCCAATTGTGGCAATAGACGAACGTTCAATTGGTGCGAACGGTTCACTTTTTCCGAGCGTATAGTGGCTTGGCATATGTTGAACAATTTGTTTCATGACGGAAACGGTTTTTTCAATATTTTGTGCTATTTCTTCGGATGTATACGGGCGAATAAATAGGGCGCGAATGTTGCGCTCTTTAATCGCACGAATCGCTACATCAACCGCTTCATTTGGCTTTCGCTGCTCTAAATTTAAACTATGTAAACGAACAACGTGCATATCCATCGCTTTTGCTAATGCCGTCAACCCTTTCGCTTCGTAAAACTCTGTTGACAGTAAAGCATATCCTGCTTCTTTCCAGACTTCCCCCCATTTTGTGACATCTGTTGGGTAGCCGGCCACTTCTTCTCCTGTCGGCAACAACTTAGATGTATGTTCATTTTTTAACGCTTCAATTTGTTGAAGTACATGTACACTCGCTTCGTTCATATCACGTGCATCTGGAATACGGAGCACAACCATTAAGCCTTGTTCAATGAGATGAGCGATTTTCATTTCATCATATCCTAATGGAACACGCTTGATTTTTTTCGCATTTCCTTCGATTATATAATACGTTTTTCCATTTGCTTGCGTCGCTTGAACGTCATCGCCAAACATCGCTTCGAGCGATGAAACAAGCGGGAACGTTTCATCGAGCGGATAAACGACAAGCCCACGCGAAGGAAGATGAGCGACATTTTCGTTTGCAAAAATAAGCATACGTTTAAACTCGCTCATCTCTATCAACAGAACACGCCCGGATTTTCCAAGTGACTCGAGCGTTTCTGCTTCAACGCTCACCGTCGTTAACCCAGCTTCTTTCAATTGCTTCCATACGTCTTCTTCTTTTTCTTCTTGCAACCATGCTTCGATTTCATCATATGGCATTATCATTTCATACGTTCGATTGTCCCATTCTACTTGATGACGCTTGCCTACCGCTGGAGCGATGAGCACGAGCGAAAGCGCGATGATAATCAACAACCATTTTTTCACGTGTTTCATCCCTTCTTTGTTTGATTCAACCATTGGCGAAGCTCTTGAAGCGTTACTCCACCGAGCGCAAGTGCGATTCCAATATAGAATAAACCACCACCAATTGTTGCAATCGCTACATACACGAGCGACGCCATTCTTCCCCACGTTGGGGAAATGAGAAATAAGCCGATGCCCATAACAAGCGAGGCAAATACATAGACGATGACCTTTCGATTCCAAAACGAAAGCGATATGTGACGGCGAATCGCAACGTGGTTCATCCATGTAATAAACGCATATGTGACAAACGTCGAAATGCCGGCACCAATTAAGCCGTACCAAGAAATGAACAATATGTTTGTCCCCCATTTCACGAGACAGCCTATTAAAATAATGAAAGCAGCTCGTTTCGACTCGCCAATACCTTGTAAAATGCCTGTCCCAAGCAAAGCGAGCGAGGTGAATATGGAACTTGCCAACACGACCGCCATCGTCGCGCTTCCTTCGTCATTTGTAAACAAAGCGACGTTGAGCGGAACGGTTAAAGCGGCGAGTCCTGCCGCCATGGGCCATGATAAAAAGTGGGATAGACGAAACGACTGTTCGATCGTTTGCTGTGCTCGGTTTATTTCCCCTTTTGCTAGCTGTTTACTTAACAGCGGAATGAGCGGGAGCACAAGCGAAGATGAAAATACGGTTGCAATTTGCACAAGGGCTGTTCCACGGCTATACAGCCCAAATAAATAGCTCGTTTCGTCTGTTCCTACGCCATATGAACGAAGCGCGAGCGGAACAGATAGCGAGTCGACTAAATTTAAAAATGGCATCGCAAGCGCACCGAGCGCAATCGGGATAGATAACGTTAAAATCGTCTTGCTCGTCTCCATCCACTGCGTGCGCGTTAGTTTCACACGTTTCGGACGGTAAGGAGAGCGGGCATACAGCGCCCGTAAGTATACGAGACTTGCAAACGCCCCAAGCGGCGAGCCAATCATAATTGCTCCGGCGATTATATCGTCAGGGTATGCAGCTTTCACCATATAAAAAGCAACAAGTAAAATAAAAGTAACGCGCACAAATTGCTCAAGTACTTGCGACGTAGCTGTCGGCTTCATATCTTCGAGCCCTTGGAAAAAGCCGCGATATACAGCCATATACGGCGAGATAAGTAACGTTGTACTGACGACGATAATCGCCCATTGCGCTTCCTCGCCACCTAGTGCTTG comes from Anoxybacillus flavithermus and encodes:
- a CDS encoding competence protein ComK; amino-acid sequence: MERMEEYMIMEETAALVPQYDSYGRLGTIVYELYNTYKVEQSPKEIIQQSCRYYGSTYEGKVHAAKHILGIRQMVPISVCEALRLYFFPTCSPDSDRCIWIAPSHIKMIQPYEKKKTKVILKNKQELIVDIQKGTLEGKMYKTAMLMVTLQQRMMNNYEK
- a CDS encoding YwpF-like family protein, which encodes MKTFKLVALTLLHEQKQDIPLIDGLIINKEDENKQWLIEAYVEQTYRELFTSLKESGATFDALVTISRKTNDPAHVRATVRSITIMSERMSVLMDATLVKRSNLAEVVLEDLVHRGLHGETLLQQFKEHMHTKRG
- a CDS encoding aspartate kinase, whose translation is MKVAKFGGSSVANAQQFQKVANIVTSDDARKFVVVSAPGKRCKDDTKMTDLLITLAKKVIEHDIYEGVLAQVVARYDEIVTDLHLSRDILDVISASLQQMIDTYRDQPKRLLDALKASGEDNNAKLMAHYLRQLGYEAHYVNPKDAGIFVTDEPGNAQILPESYEQLAKLKERSGILVIPGFFGYSRLGHIVTFPRGGSDITGSIVAAGVGAELYENFTDVDSIYCVNPSIVEHPCQLRELTYREMRELSYAGFSVFHDEALEPVYRRGIPVCVKNTNNPEAPGTMIVATRDHRDRPVAGIASDTGFCSINVSKYLMNREIGFGRRLLQILEDEGISYEHTPSGIDNMSVILREEQLAGDVERRVLDRIVKELRVDEVSIERDLALIMVVGEGMERSVGIAAKATAAFARANVNIEMINQGSSEVSMMFGVKADAVEKAVRALYEVYF
- a CDS encoding class D sortase yields the protein MRAVAIACFLFSASFIWTNAFGWYKAYEAVKRSDQPTVQQGDVIGTLFMPKLNISMPIYEGLQQLNKGVALDERSALPGKGNHTILAGHRDTVFRQLGDIQRGDELVIRTNDQTWTYVVQHIRIVKPDDKTVLVPKAHPTLTLITCYPFRWIGDAPNRYVVIAKQKGAG
- a CDS encoding polysaccharide biosynthesis protein; protein product: MSQSFVKGTIILTLGTIISKVLGSIFRIPLQNIAGDKVLGIFSLVYPLYMVALILSVAGIPIAVSKLISEARAQQKEDEVARLVQTASVLAFSFGVLSFSLLAGGSSWIAQALGGEEAQWAIIVVSTTLLISPYMAVYRGFFQGLEDMKPTATSQVLEQFVRVTFILLVAFYMVKAAYPDDIIAGAIMIGSPLGAFASLVYLRALYARSPYRPKRVKLTRTQWMETSKTILTLSIPIALGALAMPFLNLVDSLSVPLALRSYGVGTDETSYLFGLYSRGTALVQIATVFSSSLVLPLIPLLSKQLAKGEINRAQQTIEQSFRLSHFLSWPMAAGLAALTVPLNVALFTNDEGSATMAVVLASSIFTSLALLGTGILQGIGESKRAAFIILIGCLVKWGTNILFISWYGLIGAGISTFVTYAFITWMNHVAIRRHISLSFWNRKVIVYVFASLVMGIGLFLISPTWGRMASLVYVAIATIGGGLFYIGIALALGGVTLQELRQWLNQTKKG
- a CDS encoding DUF1284 domain-containing protein gives rise to the protein MRTLRGHHLLCVHGFQGMGYSESFVEKMTEIVAFMRDDRTDGSIRVIAALDEACYACPHHGVDRCEADEQSNDHVLTMDRRVLNHLQLKENKVYMKSELIERTKQAVEPDDLDVLCAGCSWLSYGVCKEGIRKLKNFSDKRD
- the csaB gene encoding polysaccharide pyruvyl transferase CsaB, which gives rise to MNIVLSGYYGFHNVGDEAILYAIIQALRAHDPHVQVTVLSNDPEFTKQTYGVHAVNRWRIGDIVQALRQSDGLISGGGSLLQDQTGWRSIPYYTGIMQIAKWLGKPVMVYAQGMGPVNNKPNQWLMKWTLNQVDRLTVRDEPSAQLLKTLGVTKPITVVPDPVMGLEPPTTPTVWWQQQSFTRPVIAVSVRDWTRGRDFERKIAVALDRSIEAGFDVVFIPMHGHHDDQTSRRVLAMMKERAVVAPYDASIEEKMAMIASADLLVGMRLHALIFAAVVHTPFIALSYDPKIDAFAEQANQPVFAHVERDDWDGEALFSYIQQCMNEREERKEAMIQAVAPLQQTAQQTAKEALALLKRNI
- a CDS encoding processed acidic surface protein, with the protein product MRVLWLFVFLVATPVQAAISEEALQQYVQDIGWTMDDLTRYLAKWNMTIEDFSSLEALKEQLGTPITPDRLDALLQRYEMTQEEAEALLGQFGEQLQQYTFIEDLAYALSFYRDRYDTMQAMTDILATIGLTENEIRGLIERTPLSAKQTLERLDDQIQTLVLRDLSKPLTKKEREAMLTFWNEWLSLYRLQAKVFEVNEHGRKPISFEQIETATAPVVMEWYDERGNFVADLYIPSERLNSSVLIDASEQLAHIGKMALDLESGLLVARMPKTASSYGMNILIGVALLFVSFVLWKKGKRCEPLR
- a CDS encoding DUF5693 family protein; translation: MVESNKEGMKHVKKWLLIIIALSLVLIAPAVGKRHQVEWDNRTYEMIMPYDEIEAWLQEEKEEDVWKQLKEAGLTTVSVEAETLESLGKSGRVLLIEMSEFKRMLIFANENVAHLPSRGLVVYPLDETFPLVSSLEAMFGDDVQATQANGKTYYIIEGNAKKIKRVPLGYDEMKIAHLIEQGLMVVLRIPDARDMNEASVHVLQQIEALKNEHTSKLLPTGEEVAGYPTDVTKWGEVWKEAGYALLSTEFYEAKGLTALAKAMDMHVVRLHSLNLEQRKPNEAVDVAIRAIKERNIRALFIRPYTSEEIAQNIEKTVSVMKQIVQHMPSHYTLGKSEPFAPIERSSIATIGFVIGATAFVFLAVRSLVSPMMASLAAGGALILGMAGTVLAIDLALKALALLVAIITPIYASKPSSVQEGWRGTFMAYGRAIAISFVGISWIVTMLYGNEYMAYVGEGFRGVKLVYVVPLVAMVVLVLPWIIREPLLPFMKRLWKHPITVGHVVLSLIIFALLAYYVLRSGNTGTASALELAARQKLEEWLYVRPRTKEFLLGFPAYLLALFVINKQKQLGAILLVVGTIGWLSMINTFTHLHIPLFISFVRTMYSLGLGLFIGIALIYVYKWVWKKVIR